From the genome of Nomia melanderi isolate GNS246 chromosome 14, iyNomMela1, whole genome shotgun sequence, one region includes:
- the MED24 gene encoding mediator complex subunit 24 isoform X1 — MCNLLVSAMETKVTSKTSSLKALLLRAWRERWSDLQWGINIKTILPRGVSGDVYNLADCILQQALVGLGPNQLVLSYLKHSLSSQLVSYAAVLQRISKYDAFHKPHCILSLLEFLESIQIGITCRGKPEEDLLAAAVLSIVHWLLQCYLHTLTKMPQNSPLTPQPTELMDKPASILKQMLSSDFLCAMMYLAKYDDKDLYIDVVKKCQEIEALLKTSSLKSSVPIEDSLKKLCNLEVECLSLSSEMTQMESITHCLQPFFAVQVLLNPSTETAVFVNQLLMIQRLKNYTNARLYCEIIRACLMSLHNVTGTFKESQWGAFTFLKVPLILKELHVANSNGDDKPEYSQDILDAFELLLQFTPLLDIMDTACSCNSVECLLNALQKVSLVTEKQAKQLCSRREGITATLPKLESSTSTPSISKVIVRAEPTLSGILKTLNADYTKIHEALLSMLYQVLTGKSFELMLAVATVEGKLKTFVTKLIKFNECSKQINEPVPPKTAATRAMLFDVSFLMLCSIVQTYGSDAVLEEGGGDSFFEQWVRECMPERNQPKSPQKMLQNIDSARVDALLAQINSPDSDFKSSNIKWHIACQSAMGAVKELLCAWESDVLGAGDVKRALDGLRATACCLPVCAAAWLCAYMSITHQDALLKPMNMVQHFLTPLPGDELQDNLKERSSLMSQIIRKMQYDVHPPTQSKTKVLSMSHSIISRQPILEQLETVWRNVNQRGWINFQATQSLESLLNTGGSLWFVSNIVKEVLKFRYQEELDHAVDLAFAIFHLDIENCTLDLINHIIPQYLYNSLQSEELVEPQSSVLAKLCVYCIFSTLEFNNSNPYRGSSRKRVRRDLDAEELDALGVPANKILRLNEAGDSNPIFGSQSPQAQGPTNGQKSIVLRDPLLTALNGLFTIFSFLAGRDGEVSQQTHFILQFLRLMVQCGKDRTRIVLQGMPQTLVPCLLKALPELFTTDILLRFYDIQTAAGRKATARDLCMLRNITLKPTK, encoded by the exons ATGTGTAACCTTCTAGTGTCAGCTATGGAGACTAAAGTAACTAGTAAAACCAGCAGCTTAAAGGCTCTTTTGCTACGGGCATGGAGAGAACGCTGGAGTGATTTACAATGgggtattaatattaaaacg ATATTACCAAGAGGAGTTAGCGGAGATGTATATAATTTAGCAGACTGTATATTGCAACAGGCGTTGGTAGGACTCGGTCCAAATCAATTAGTCCTCTCTTACCTAAAACACTCTTTAAGTTCTCAG TTGGTCTCCTATGCTGCTGTGTTGCAACGGATAAGCAAATACGATGCCTTTCACAAGCCTCACTGTATCCTAAGTTTACTAGAATTTCTAGAATCAATCCAAATAGGTATTACTTGCCGTGGTAAACCTGAAGAAGATCTGCTAGCAGCCGCTGTTTTATCCATTGTGCATTGGCTGTTGCAATGCTACTTGCACACGTTGACGAAAATGCCTCAGAACAGTCCATTGACCCCACAACCCACCGAATTAATGGACAAGCCTGCCAGTATATTGAAGCAAATGCTTAGCTCGGATTTTCTTTGCGCGATGATGTACTTAGCCAAATACGATGACAAAG ATTTGTACATAGACGTTGTGAAAAAGTGTCAGGAAATCGAGGCTCTGTTGAAGACCAGCAGTTTAAAGTCTTCCGTGCCGATCGAGGATTCGCTAAAGAAATTGTGCAATTTGGAAGTGGAATGTCTGTCCCTGTCCTCGGAAATGACGCAAATGGAATCCATCACGCACTGTCTGCAGCCGTTTTTCGCGGTCCAAGTGTTGTTGAATCCTAGCACGGAGACAGCCGTATTCGTCAATCAGCTGTTGATGATTCAGAGACTGAAGAATTACACGAACGCTAGGTTGTACTGCGAGATAATTCGTGCTTGCTTGATGTCGCTGCACAACGTGACCGGCACGTTCAAGGAATCGCAATGGGGTGCGTTCACGTTTCTGAAGGTTCCTCTTATTCTGAAGGAGCTGCACGTCGCGAATTCGAACGGCGACGACAAACCGGAGTATTCCCAAGACATCCTCGACGCGTTCGAGCTGTTGCTCCAATTCACCCCGCTCCTCGACATAATGGACACCGCGTGCTCCTGCAACAGCGTCGAGTGTCTGTTGAACGCGTTGCAAAAAGTCAGCTTGGTCACCGAGAAACAGGCGAAACAACTGTGCAGCAGAAGGGAGGGTATCACAGCCACTTTGCCAAAGCTAGAATCCTCGACGTCCACGCCGTCGATCTCGAAAGTGATCGTCAGAGCAGAGCCAACGTTGTCCGGAATACTGAAGACCCTGAACGCGGATTACACGAAGATCCACGAAGCGTTGCTGAGCATGCTGTATCAGGTCCTAACCGGGAAAAGTTTCGAGCTGATGTTAGCCGTGGCCACCGTCGAAGGCAAGCTGAAGACTTTCGTCACCAAACTGATCAAGTTCAACGAGTGCAGCAAGCAGATCAACGAACCTGTGCCGCCAAAGACCGCAGCAACCAGAGCTATGCTGTTCGACGTCTCGTTCCTGATGCTGTGCTCCATAGTGCAGACCTATGGATCGGATGCTGTCCTCGAAGAAGGCGGAGGGGACTCCTTCTTCGAGCAATGGGTACGCGAGTGTATGCCCGAACGGAACCAACCAAAGTCGCCCCAGAAGATGCTGCAAAACATCGATTCCGCCAGGGTGGACGCGTTGCTGGCGCAGATTAATTCCCCTGACTCCGATTTCAAGTCCAGCAACATAAAATGGCACATCGCGTGCCAGTCGGCCATGGGTGCTGTCAAAGAGCTTCTCTGCGCTTGGGAGAGCGACGTGCTGGGCGCCGGCGATGTGAAAAGGGCTTTGGACGGGTTGAGAGCGACAGCCTGCTGTCTACCGGTTTGCGCAGCAGCATGGCTTTGCGCATACATGAGCATCACTCATCAAGATGCGCTTTTGAAGCCGATGAACATGGTGCAACACTTTCTGACACCGCTCCCGGGGGACGAGCTGCAGGACAACCTGAAGGAGCGGTCCAGCCTGATGTCTCAGATCATTCGGAAGATGCAGTACGACGTTCACCCTCCTACCCAATCGAAGACGAAGGTCCTCTCGATGTCTCATAG CATCATATCGAGACAACCGATACTCGAGCAATTAGAAACCGTCTGGAGGAACGTCAATCAACGAGGCTGGATAAACTTCCAAGCGACGCAATCCTTGGAGTCCTTATTGAATACCGGCGGTTCGTTGTGGTTCGTCTCGAATATAGTGAAGGAAGTGCTGAAGTTTCGTTACCAAGAGGAACTGGACCACGCCGTGGACCTAGCGTTCGCCATTTTTCACCTCGACATCGAAAACTGTACATTAGATCTCATAAACCATATCATTCCacagtatttatataattcattaca AAGCGAAGAACTCGTAGAGCCACAGTCCTCGGTTTTAGCGAAGCTGTGCGTGTACTGTATATTTTCTACCTTAGAGTTTAACAATTCGAATCCATATCGCGGGAGCAGCAGGAAACGCGTACGACGAGACCTAGACGCTGAAGAGTTGGACGCTCTCGGCGTTCCGGCGAACAAAATTTTAAGACTAAACGAGGCGGGAGATTCCAATCCGATTTTCGGCTCGCAGAGCCCGCAGGCTCAAGGTCCGACGAATGGGCAAAAGTCGATTGTATTGAGGGATCCTCTGCTGACCGCGTTGAACGGGTTGTTCACGATATTTTCCTTCCTAGCCGGCAGAGACGGCGAGGTGTCCCAACAAACCCATTTCATACTCCAGTTCCTTCGTCTCATGGTGCAGTGCGGCAAGGATAGAACTCGCATCGTTTTGCAAGGGATGCCGCAGACGTTG GTCCCCTGTCTTCTGAAAGCACTGCCGGAATTATTCACGACTGATATACTGTTACGATTCTACGATATTCAGACTGCGGCCGGACGCAAGGCAACTGCGAGAGATCTCTGCATGCTCAGAAATATTACTCTAAAGCCGACGAAGTAG
- the DNApol-alpha50 gene encoding DNA primase small subunit, with protein sequence MGDSSNLADLLPTYYARLFPFHDYYRWLSYGNVGIFTRREFSFTLQDEIYLRFQSFKSVKELSSEIKRLIPFKIDIGAVYNFCPKDQRQSANFQPVERELVFDIDMTDYDDVRTCCSGADICCKCWKYMTIACKILDTALRADFGYKHILWVFSGRRGIHCWVCDPGARNLNSLERGAVAEYLQVLDGGEYMKKKVNLRGERIHHSIKRALDMIEPMFVPFCVEEQNMLGTEDGMNKFLQIISDDDDKEVVKTLFGQCNSSKDRWNAFLKFIKSKKEAGEKKWYHRHLIEEIMIQYAYPRLDINVSKGMNHLLKSPFCIHPKTGKVCIPFTMNTVDKFEPDKVPTLSTLVEEINEFDLKEKAEQETYDLNKKRIKDYKKTSLNKSFRLFQEFIWNLENDRKGQKIKESDEKMEF encoded by the exons ATGGGGGATTCGTCGAACTTGGCTGATTTACTGCCTACTTACTATGCCAGATTATTCCCTTTCCACGATTATTACCGGTGGCTGAGCTATGGAAACG TGGGCATATTCACCCGTCGAGAATTCTCGTTCACTCTGCAGGATGAGATATATCTTAGATTTCAATCGTTCAAGAGTGTTAAAGAGTTGTCGAGTGAGATTAAAAGACTGATCCCATTTAAGATAGACATCGGTGCGGTATACAACTTCTG TCCAAAGGATCAGAGACAAAGTGCGAATTTTCAACCCGTAGAGAGGGAGCTGGTATTTGATATAGACATGACAGACTACGACGATGTAAGGACTTGTTGCAGTGGTGCAGATATCTGTTGCAAATGCTGGAAGTACATGACAATTGCCTGTAAAATTTTGGATACCGCGTTGAGGG CGGATTTTGGCTACAAGCACATTCTATGGGTATTCTCTGGGAGGAGAGGTATACATTGTTGGGTATGCGATCCTGGTGCACGTAATCTGAATTCCTTGGAGCGTGGTGCAGTGGCAGAGTATCTCCAGGTCTTAGACGGTGGAGAGTACATGAAGAAGAAAGTGAATCTACGTGGAGAAAGAATACATCACTCCATCAA ACGTGCCTTGGACATGATAGAACCTATGTTTGTTCCCTTCTGTGTAGAGGAGCAAAACATGTTGGGCACAGAAGATGGAATGAATAAGTTTCTGCAAATTATTTCGGATGACGACGACAAAGAGGTAGTGAAGACTTTATTTGGTCAATGCAATTCTAGTAAAGACCGGTGGAATGCCttcttgaaatttattaaaagcaaGAAGGAAGCG GGAGAAAAGAAATGGTACCATCGTCATCTGATCGAGGAAATAATGATACAGTACGCCTATCCGAGATTAGATATAAACGTCAGCAAAGGAATGAACCATCTTTTAAAGTCTCCGTTCTGCATTCACCCGAAAACTGGAAAAGTTTGCATACCATTCACCATGAACACGGTGGATAAATTTGAACCGGACAAAGTGCCAACACTCTCTACGCTCGTCGAAGAAATAAACGAGTTCGACTTGAAGGAGAAGGCTGAGCAGGAGACCTATGACTTGAACAAGAAGAGGATAAAGGATTACAAGAAAACTAGTCTGAATAAATCGTTCCGACTCTTCCAAGAATTCATCTGGAACCTCGAGAACGATAGAAAGGGTCAGAAGATCAAAGAAAGCG ACGAGAAAATGGAGTTCTAA
- the LOC116429016 gene encoding uncharacterized protein LOC116429016 encodes MSSTDINLMDFLFPREDSFLKGDVKDEPFIDQSYGDDAIAAEEWPTNPDDFLDSIFKLGDNQFDLIENDLDTIPSSSSDSGLSSALSLSCEQQLSPLLPIEEDQVEISNSGMNSPQNFVDFDSLDSPNQSMGSVDSPVRSVVSSNIGSPATDVAEEMDVEHTLVAVVNPNNTFTDVNMTNIAESPVIDLDKAPRQQIQVAPQENNSLNVRNIACNGKRNIRQLIRVTPMGSGNPRSILLPVSLKDMKEVRTIKIINASQARNLKGFKINQANIINKPVQMTIKQEDSSSEKGCNSSDEVSESESPYPRLKLNAEEKRLLQKEGITLPSHYPLTKHEERELKRIRRKIRNKISAQDSRKRKKEYVDGLEDRVKQCTEENMTLLKRIKALQSQNQSLAGQLKRLQALLQKGNKSAQPATCLMVLLLSLALVAVPNLRPHSNSSNELAQEQEQPEKMPPLAGRSRTLLNTNQLMDEELQQYGEELLQEVEGLLDHDYSPVIQPPLYKRPRMDMEPSPKCVLSSDHVGGTLCGRQESAIFKSGRKYIEPPLDDVWPPPNPGGQKNGKVVDKLEALTNELKINISDSEGTRTVLLKVPQEQ; translated from the exons ATGTCGTCGACGGACATAAACCTGATGGACTTCCTGTTCCCGCGGGAGGACTCGTTCCTGAAAGGCGACGTTAAGGACGAGCCTTTCATAGACCAGAGCTACGGCGACGACGCCATCGCG GCGGAGGAATGGCCCACAAACCCCGACGACTTTCTCGACTCCATCTTCAAGCTTGGGGACAATCAGTTCGACCTGATCGAGAATGATCTGGACACGATCCCGTCCTCGTCCTCGGACAGCGGACTGTCCAGTGCCCTGAGTCTCTCCTGCGAGCAGCAGCTGAGCCCGTTGCTGCCCATCGAAGAGGATCAGGTGGAGATCAGCAACTCGGGGATGAACAGCCCGCAGAACTTCGTGGACTTCGACTCGCTGGACAGTCCGAACCAATCGATGGGCAGCGTGGACAGTCCGGTGAGATCGGTGGTCAGCTCGAACATCGGTTCACCGGCTACGGACGTCGCCGAGGAGATGGACGTCGAGCACACGCTGGTGGCCGTGGTGAATCCTAACAATACCTTCACCGACGTGAACATGACCAACATCGCGGAGTCACCGGTTATCGATCTAG ACAAAGCGCCGAGACAGCAGATCCAGGTCGCGCCGCAGGAGAACAATTCGCTGAACGTGCGCAACATCGCGTGCAACGGGAAGCGAAACATCAGGCAATTGATACGCGTGACGCCGATGGGCTCCGGGAACCCGAGGTCTATCCTCCTCCCAGTGAGTCTGAAGGACATGAAAGAGGTGCGGACCATAAAGATCATCAACGCGTCGCAGGCGAGGAATCTGAAAGGGTTCAAGATCAATCAGGCCAACATCATCAACAAACCGGTGCAG ATGACCATCAAACAGGAGGATTCCAGCAGCGAGAAGGGGTGCAATTCCAGCGACGAGGTGTCCGAGTCCGAGTCCCCGTACCCGAGGCTCAAGCTGAACGCGGAAGAGAAGCGGCTGCTCCAAAAGGAGGGGATCACGTTGCCTTCCCATTACCCGCTGACGAAGCACGAGGAGCGAGAGCTCAAGAGGATCAGGCGCAAGATTCGTAACAAAATATCCGCCCAGGACTCCCGGAAGAGGAAAAAGGAGTACGTGGACGGGCTGGAGGATCGCGTGAAGCAGTGCACGGAAGAGAACATGACGCTGCTGAAGCGGATCAAAGCGCTCCAGTCGCAGAATCAGAGCCTGGCTGGCCAGCTCAAGAGGCTGCAGGCGCTGCTGCAGAAGGGCAACAAAAGCGCCCAACCGGCCACGTGTCTGATGGTCTTGCTGCTCTCATTGGCCCTGGTCGCTGTACCGAATCTGCGACCGCACTCCAATTCCAGCAACGAGCTCGCGCAGGAACAGGAGCAGCCTGAGAAAATGCCACCGTTGGCAG GCCGTTCCCGAACACTTCTGAACACGAACCAGCTGATGGACGAGGAGCTGCAGCAATACGGCGAGGAATTGCTGCAGGAAGTCGAGGGGCTGCTGGACCACGATTACAGCCCGGTGATCCAGCCTCCCCTTTACAAACGTCCTCGCATGGACATGGAACCGTCGCCGAAATGCGTCCTGTCTTCCGACCACGTGGGCGGGACGCTTTGCGGGAGACAGGAGAGCGCGATCTTCAAGTCCGGCCGGAAGTACATCGAGCCGCCGTTGGACGACGTTTGGCCGCCGCCGAATCCCGGCGGGCAGAAGAACGGGAAAGTGGTGGACAAGCTCGAGGCGCTGACCAACGAGCTCAAGATCAACATCTCGGACTCCGAGGGCACCAGGACGGTCCTCCTGAAGGTCCCGCAGGAACAATAA
- the MED24 gene encoding mediator complex subunit 24 isoform X2, protein MCNLLVSAMETKVTSKTSSLKALLLRAWRERWSDLQWGINIKTILPRGVSGDVYNLADCILQQALVGLGPNQLVLSYLKHSLSSQLVSYAAVLQRISKYDAFHKPHCILSLLEFLESIQIGITCRGKPEEDLLAAAVLSIVHWLLQCYLHTLTKMPQNSPLTPQPTELMDKPASILKQMLSSDFLCAMMYLAKYDDKDLYIDVVKKCQEIEALLKTSSLKSSVPIEDSLKKLCNLEVECLSLSSEMTQMESITHCLQPFFAVQVLLNPSTETAVFVNQLLMIQRLKNYTNARLYCEIIRACLMSLHNVTGTFKESQWGAFTFLKVPLILKELHVANSNGDDKPEYSQDILDAFELLLQFTPLLDIMDTACSCNSVECLLNALQKVSLVTEKQAKQLCSRREGITATLPKLESSTSTPSISKVIVRAEPTLSGILKTLNADYTKIHEALLSMLYQVLTGKSFELMLAVATVEGKLKTFVTKLIKFNECSKQINEPVPPKTAATRAMLFDVSFLMLCSIVQTYGSDAVLEEGGGDSFFEQWVRECMPERNQPKSPQKMLQNIDSARVDALLAQINSPDSDFKSSNIKWHIACQSAMGAVKELLCAWESDVLGAGDVKRALDGLRATACCLPVCAAAWLCAYMSITHQDALLKPMNMVQHFLTPLPGDELQDNLKERSSLMSQIIRKMQYDVHPPTQSKTKVLSMSHSIISRQPILEQLETVWRNVNQRGWINFQATQSLESLLNTGGSLWFVSNIVKEVLKFRYQEELDHAVDLAFAIFHLDIENCTLDLINHIIPQYLYNSLHEELVEPQSSVLAKLCVYCIFSTLEFNNSNPYRGSSRKRVRRDLDAEELDALGVPANKILRLNEAGDSNPIFGSQSPQAQGPTNGQKSIVLRDPLLTALNGLFTIFSFLAGRDGEVSQQTHFILQFLRLMVQCGKDRTRIVLQGMPQTLVPCLLKALPELFTTDILLRFYDIQTAAGRKATARDLCMLRNITLKPTK, encoded by the exons ATGTGTAACCTTCTAGTGTCAGCTATGGAGACTAAAGTAACTAGTAAAACCAGCAGCTTAAAGGCTCTTTTGCTACGGGCATGGAGAGAACGCTGGAGTGATTTACAATGgggtattaatattaaaacg ATATTACCAAGAGGAGTTAGCGGAGATGTATATAATTTAGCAGACTGTATATTGCAACAGGCGTTGGTAGGACTCGGTCCAAATCAATTAGTCCTCTCTTACCTAAAACACTCTTTAAGTTCTCAG TTGGTCTCCTATGCTGCTGTGTTGCAACGGATAAGCAAATACGATGCCTTTCACAAGCCTCACTGTATCCTAAGTTTACTAGAATTTCTAGAATCAATCCAAATAGGTATTACTTGCCGTGGTAAACCTGAAGAAGATCTGCTAGCAGCCGCTGTTTTATCCATTGTGCATTGGCTGTTGCAATGCTACTTGCACACGTTGACGAAAATGCCTCAGAACAGTCCATTGACCCCACAACCCACCGAATTAATGGACAAGCCTGCCAGTATATTGAAGCAAATGCTTAGCTCGGATTTTCTTTGCGCGATGATGTACTTAGCCAAATACGATGACAAAG ATTTGTACATAGACGTTGTGAAAAAGTGTCAGGAAATCGAGGCTCTGTTGAAGACCAGCAGTTTAAAGTCTTCCGTGCCGATCGAGGATTCGCTAAAGAAATTGTGCAATTTGGAAGTGGAATGTCTGTCCCTGTCCTCGGAAATGACGCAAATGGAATCCATCACGCACTGTCTGCAGCCGTTTTTCGCGGTCCAAGTGTTGTTGAATCCTAGCACGGAGACAGCCGTATTCGTCAATCAGCTGTTGATGATTCAGAGACTGAAGAATTACACGAACGCTAGGTTGTACTGCGAGATAATTCGTGCTTGCTTGATGTCGCTGCACAACGTGACCGGCACGTTCAAGGAATCGCAATGGGGTGCGTTCACGTTTCTGAAGGTTCCTCTTATTCTGAAGGAGCTGCACGTCGCGAATTCGAACGGCGACGACAAACCGGAGTATTCCCAAGACATCCTCGACGCGTTCGAGCTGTTGCTCCAATTCACCCCGCTCCTCGACATAATGGACACCGCGTGCTCCTGCAACAGCGTCGAGTGTCTGTTGAACGCGTTGCAAAAAGTCAGCTTGGTCACCGAGAAACAGGCGAAACAACTGTGCAGCAGAAGGGAGGGTATCACAGCCACTTTGCCAAAGCTAGAATCCTCGACGTCCACGCCGTCGATCTCGAAAGTGATCGTCAGAGCAGAGCCAACGTTGTCCGGAATACTGAAGACCCTGAACGCGGATTACACGAAGATCCACGAAGCGTTGCTGAGCATGCTGTATCAGGTCCTAACCGGGAAAAGTTTCGAGCTGATGTTAGCCGTGGCCACCGTCGAAGGCAAGCTGAAGACTTTCGTCACCAAACTGATCAAGTTCAACGAGTGCAGCAAGCAGATCAACGAACCTGTGCCGCCAAAGACCGCAGCAACCAGAGCTATGCTGTTCGACGTCTCGTTCCTGATGCTGTGCTCCATAGTGCAGACCTATGGATCGGATGCTGTCCTCGAAGAAGGCGGAGGGGACTCCTTCTTCGAGCAATGGGTACGCGAGTGTATGCCCGAACGGAACCAACCAAAGTCGCCCCAGAAGATGCTGCAAAACATCGATTCCGCCAGGGTGGACGCGTTGCTGGCGCAGATTAATTCCCCTGACTCCGATTTCAAGTCCAGCAACATAAAATGGCACATCGCGTGCCAGTCGGCCATGGGTGCTGTCAAAGAGCTTCTCTGCGCTTGGGAGAGCGACGTGCTGGGCGCCGGCGATGTGAAAAGGGCTTTGGACGGGTTGAGAGCGACAGCCTGCTGTCTACCGGTTTGCGCAGCAGCATGGCTTTGCGCATACATGAGCATCACTCATCAAGATGCGCTTTTGAAGCCGATGAACATGGTGCAACACTTTCTGACACCGCTCCCGGGGGACGAGCTGCAGGACAACCTGAAGGAGCGGTCCAGCCTGATGTCTCAGATCATTCGGAAGATGCAGTACGACGTTCACCCTCCTACCCAATCGAAGACGAAGGTCCTCTCGATGTCTCATAG CATCATATCGAGACAACCGATACTCGAGCAATTAGAAACCGTCTGGAGGAACGTCAATCAACGAGGCTGGATAAACTTCCAAGCGACGCAATCCTTGGAGTCCTTATTGAATACCGGCGGTTCGTTGTGGTTCGTCTCGAATATAGTGAAGGAAGTGCTGAAGTTTCGTTACCAAGAGGAACTGGACCACGCCGTGGACCTAGCGTTCGCCATTTTTCACCTCGACATCGAAAACTGTACATTAGATCTCATAAACCATATCATTCCacagtatttatataattcattaca CGAAGAACTCGTAGAGCCACAGTCCTCGGTTTTAGCGAAGCTGTGCGTGTACTGTATATTTTCTACCTTAGAGTTTAACAATTCGAATCCATATCGCGGGAGCAGCAGGAAACGCGTACGACGAGACCTAGACGCTGAAGAGTTGGACGCTCTCGGCGTTCCGGCGAACAAAATTTTAAGACTAAACGAGGCGGGAGATTCCAATCCGATTTTCGGCTCGCAGAGCCCGCAGGCTCAAGGTCCGACGAATGGGCAAAAGTCGATTGTATTGAGGGATCCTCTGCTGACCGCGTTGAACGGGTTGTTCACGATATTTTCCTTCCTAGCCGGCAGAGACGGCGAGGTGTCCCAACAAACCCATTTCATACTCCAGTTCCTTCGTCTCATGGTGCAGTGCGGCAAGGATAGAACTCGCATCGTTTTGCAAGGGATGCCGCAGACGTTG GTCCCCTGTCTTCTGAAAGCACTGCCGGAATTATTCACGACTGATATACTGTTACGATTCTACGATATTCAGACTGCGGCCGGACGCAAGGCAACTGCGAGAGATCTCTGCATGCTCAGAAATATTACTCTAAAGCCGACGAAGTAG